A single window of Neurospora crassa OR74A linkage group VII, whole genome shotgun sequence DNA harbors:
- a CDS encoding tRNA (guanine-N(1)-)-methyltransferase, whose translation MADQTPQVAVAQTEPLADTISTANSKRKAEEQLTKEMVEQQHTEQSASSSSEQQQPTEQTTTTTTDNAQEPQQQGDGDNVDTQAADGTPKISKNQLKRLRRQAAHEQFRQERKEKRKEKRHQQQAKKRALKEAVVAEAQAAGQDPEEALKKLCKEPWVAHPVPVAFIIDCDFEEYMRENEIVSLSSQIVRSYSQNRRAKYQAQLVISSWKGKLKDRFERVLKNAHLNWKGGVKCIEGDFMQAAEVAKGMMEETDVKEGMIDLLKPSGNGGLLLPEPEAEETEEGGEGGDAAAAAAPKPKPEEEAEDVNQSIVYLSAESDYTLDKLEANTCYVIGGLVDRNREKGLCYGRAKAAKVRTAKLPIGEYMAMQSRYVLTTNQVVEIMAKWLECGDWGEAFLTVIPKRKGGTLKAESSCGTPAADNGEDDEEEENGTQEANGEAAAPEVTDQTTEQAQDVQMSG comes from the coding sequence ATGGCGGACCAAACCCCGCAAGTCGCTGTGGCCCAAACAGAACCTCTAGCAGACACCATATCGACAGCTAATTCAAAGCGaaaggcggaggagcagCTAACAAAAGAGATGGTCGAGCAACAACATACCGAGCAGTCGGCttccagcagcagcgagcagcagcaaccgacCGAGcaaaccacaaccaccactacAGACAACGCTCAAGagccacaacaacaaggagATGGCGACAATGTCGATACCCAAGCAGCTGATGGCACCCCCAAGATCTCCAAAAACCAACTCAAGCGTCTCCGCCGCCAAGCAGCCCACGAGCAATTCCGACAAGAACGCAAGGAAAAGCGCAAAGAAAAgcgacaccaacaacaagccaAGAAGCGAGCCCTCAAAGAAGCCGTGGTAGCCGAAGCCCAAGCGGCCGGCCAGGACCCAGAGGAGGCTCTAAAGAAACTGTGCAAGGAGCCGTGGGTGGCGCACCCCGTTCCCGTGGCCTTCATCATCGACTGCGACTTTGAGGAGTACATGCGCGAAAACGAAATTGTGTCGCTGTCGTCGCAGATTGTGCGGTCCTACTCGCAGAACCGCCGGGCCAAGTACCAGGCGCAGCTGGTCATCAGCTCGTGGAAGGGCAAGCTCAAGGACCGGTTCGAGCGGGTGCTGAAGAACGCGCACCTGAACTGGAAGGGCGGCGTAAAGTGCATCGAGGGCGACTTTATGCAGGCGGCAGAGGTTGCAAAGGGTATGATGGAGGAGACTGATGTCAAGGAGGGCATGATTGATCTCCTCAAGCCGAGTGGAAATGGTGGGTTGTTGCTTCCTGAGCCGGAAGccgaggagacggaggagggtggtgagggtggtgatgctgctgctgctgcggctcCCAAGCCGAAGCCTGAGGAAGAGGCCGAGGATGTGAACCAGTCGATTGTTTACCTGTCGGCAGAGTCTGACTACACCCTGGACAAGCTAGAAGCGAACACGTGCTACGTCATTGGCGGCCTGGTGGATAGGAACCGCGAGAAGGGCCTCTGCTACGGCCGGGCCAAGGCGGCAAAGGTGCGGACGGCCAAACTGCCAATTGGAGAGTATATGGCGATGCAGAGCCGCTACGTCCTCACGACAAACCAGGTTGTAGAGATCATGGCCAAATGGCTCGAGTGCGGTGACTGGGGTGAGGCGTTCCTGACCGTTATTCCCAAGAGAAAGGGCGGAACCCTCAAGGCAGAGTCGTCATGTGGTACCCCTGCTGCGGACAacggcgaggatgatgaagaggaggagaacggCACCCAAGAAGCCAATGGTGAGGCTGCAGCTCCCGAGGTCACAGACCAGACGACAGAGCAAGCACAAGATGTGCAAATGTCTGGGTAG
- the msh2 gene encoding DNA mismatch repair protein msh-2 produces MSSRPELKVDDEHGFIRFYKSLPQLGEEAIRIFDRGDWYTAHGDDATFIARTVYKTTSVIRQLGRSDHTGLPSVTMTVTVFRQFLREALFKLGKRIEIWASPSGRMNWKVVKQASPGNLQDVEDELGGQFEGAPVILAVKISAKASEARTVGVCFADASVRELGVSEFLDNDLYSNFEALLIQLGVKECIVTQDKGEKEKDPELAKLRQIIDNCGVAIAERSAGEFGTKDIEQDLSRLLKDERAASLLPQTDLKLAMGSASALIKYLGILHDPSNFGQYQLYQHDLAQFMKLDAAALKALNLMPGARDGAKNMSLYGLLNHCKTPVGSRLLSQWLKQPLMNAEEIEKRQQLVEAFANDTELRQSMQEEHLRSIPDLYRLSKRFQRGKATLEDVVRAYQVVIRLPGFIGTLEGVMDEAYRDPLDEVYTNKLRELSDSLVKLQEMVETTVDLDALDNHEFIIKPEFDDSLRIIRKKLDRLRTDMDNEFAEAAEDLGQEREKKIFLENHKVHGWCMRLTRTEAGCIRNNSRYLECSTQKNGVYFTTKTLQALRREFDQLSQNYNRTQSSLVNEVVGVAASYCPVLERLAAVLAHLDVIVSFAHCSVHAPISYVRPKIHPRGTGRTVLTEARHPCMEVQDDVTFITNDVTLTREDSSFLIITGPNMGGKSTYIRQIGVIALMAQIGCFVPCSSAELTIFDSILARVGASDSQLKGVSTFMAEMLETANILKSATAESLIIIDELGRGTSTYDGFGLAWAISEHIVKEIGCFALFATHFHELTALADQYPNVKNLHVTAHISGTDTDTDVITDEDEKAKKKREVTLLYKVEPGICDQSFGIHVAELVRFPDKVVRMAKRKADELEDFTSKHEEENGGGLGVQYSKQDVEEGSALLKDVLVKWKDEVKSGRMSKEEMVARLKELVQKDERLLGNPFFKSVQAL; encoded by the exons ATGTCCTCCAGACCAGAGCTCAAG GTCGACGACGAACATGGCTTCATTCGCTTCTACAAGTCCCTGCCCCAACTTGGCGAAGAGGCCATCAGGATTTTCGACAGAGGCGACTGGTACACAGCTCACGGCGACGATGCCACCTTCATTGCCCGAACCGTCTACAAGACAACATCCGTCATTCGCCAGCTAGGTCGAAGCGACCATACCGGCCTTCCATCAGTTACCATGACCGTGACCGTATTCCGGCAGTTCCTGCGTGAAGCTCTGTTCAAGCTAGGGAAGCGAATCGAGATTTGGGCCAGTCCCAGTGGCCGCATGAACTGGAAGGTCGTCAAGCAGGCTTCTCCGGGAAACCTGCAGGACGTGGAGGATGAACTAGGTGGCCAGTTCGAGGGAGCGCCCGTCATCCTGGCGGTCAAAATCTCAGCAAAGGCTTCGGAAGCCAGAACAGTGGGAGTGTGCTTTGCCGATGCCAGTGTGCGGGAACTGGGAGTCAGCGAGTTCCTCGACAATGATCTATACTCCAACTTCGAAGCGTTGCTCATTCAACTAGGCGTCAAGGAGTGTATCGTCACACAGGACAAGggcgagaaggaaaaggaccCAGAGTTGGCCAAGTTGAGGCAGATCATCGACAACTGCGGTGTTGCCATAGCAGAGAGGTCTGCGGGCGAGTTCGGCACCAAGGACATTGAGCAAGATTTGTCACGGCTATTGAAGGATGAGCGCGCTGCCAGCTTGCTCCCACAAACCGACTTGAAACTCGCCATGGGATCTGCCTCGGCCCTGATCAAGTACCTAGGCATACTGCATGATCCGTCCAATTTTGGCCAGTATCAACTGTACCAGCATGACTTGGCCCAGTTCATGAAGCTGGATGCGGCAGCATTGAAGGCTCTCAACCTCATGCCTGGTGCTAGAGATGGCGCAAAGAACATGAGTCTGTATGGGTTATTGAACCACTGTAAGACTCCTGTGGGAAGCAGACTACTGTCCCAATGGCTCAAGCAGCCCCTGATGAATGCCGAGGAAATTGAGAAGCGCCAGCAACTGGTTGAGGCCTTTGCCAATGACACCGAGCTACGACAGTCAATGCAGGAGGAACATCTTCGATCCATCCCTGACTTATATCGGCTGTCCAAGCGGTTCCAGCGTGGTAAAGCAACACTAGAGGACGTTGTGAGGGCATATCAAGTGGTTATACGCCTGCCCGGCTTTATTGGAACCCTCGAAGGCGTGATGGATGAAGCCTACCGCGACCCGCTTGATGAGGTCTACACCAACAAACTCCGCGAGCTCTCAGACAGCCTCGTTAAGCTGCAGGAAATGGTCGAGACCACAGTTGACCTTGACGCCCTGGACAATCACGAGTTTATTATCAAGCCCGAGTTCGACGATAGCCTACGCATCATCCGCAAGAAGCTCGACCGGCTTCGCACAGACATGGACAACGAGTtcgccgaagccgccgaGGACCTCGGCCAGGAGCGCGAGAAAAAGATCTTCCTCGAAAACCACAAGGTTCACGGCTGGTGCATGCGTCTGACCCGCACCGAGGCTGGCTGCATCCGCAACAACTCACGCTACCTTGAGTGCTCAACCCAGAAGAACGGTGTCTacttcaccaccaagaccCTCCAAGCTCTCCGCCGCGAGTTCGACCAGCTCTCCCAGAACTACAACCGCACCCAGAGCAGTCTCGTCAATGAAGTCGTCGGCGTGGCCGCCTCATACTGCCCTGTCCTCGAGCGGCTCGCCGCCGTTCTCGCCCACCTCGACGTCATCGTCTCCTTTGCGCACTGCTCCGTCCACGCTCCCATCTCCTATGTCCGGCCCAAGATCCACCCTCGCGGAACCGGCCGCACCGTCCTCACCGAAGCCCGCCACCCGTGTATGGAAGTCCAAGACGACGTAACCTTCATCACCAACGACGTCACCCTCACGCGCGAGGACTCgtccttcctcatcatcaccggccCCAACATGGGCGGCAAGTCGACATACATCCGACAGATTGGTGTGATCGCGCTCATGGCGCAAATAGGCTGCTTCGTGCCCTGCTCATCAGCAGAACTAACCATTTTCGACAGCATTCTCGCCCGCGTCGGCGCGTCCGACTCGCAGCTCAAGGGCGTGTCGACCTTTATGGCCGAGATGCTGGAGACGGCCAACATTCTCAAGTCGGCCACGGCCGAGAGCCTGATCATCATCGACGAGCTCGGCCGCGGCACATCGACGTACGACGGCTTTGGTCTCGCCTGGGCCATCTCGGAGCACATCGTCAAGGAGATTGGCTGCTTCGCACTGTTCGCCACCCATTTCCACGAGTTGACCGCGCTGGCGGACCAGTATCCTAACGTCAAGAACCTGCACGTTACGGCGCACATCAGCGGCACTGACACTGACACCGATGTAATCAccgacgaagacgaaaaggcaaagaagaagcgcgAGGTAACCCTCCTATACAAAGTCGAACCCGGCATCTGCGACCAGAGCTTCGGTATCCACGTCGCCGAGCTGGTTCGGTTCCCAGACAAGGTGGTGCGCATGGCTAAGCGCAAGGCAGACGAGCTGGAGGACTTTACCAGCAAGCATGAGGAGGAAAACGGGGGGGGTCTAGGTGTCCAGTACAGCAAGCAGGACGTGGAGGAGGGTAGTGCGCTGTTGAAAGACGTACTGGTGAAATGGAAGGATGAGGTGAAGAGTGGGCGGATGAGTAAAGAGGAGATGGTGGCGAGGTTGAAGGAGTTGGTACAGAAGGATGAGAGGTTGTTGGGGAATCCGTTCTTTAAGAGTGTTCAGGCTTTGTGA
- a CDS encoding geranylgeranyl transferase type I beta subunit: protein MENDNKAQVEEPEQEWPYLDVLRHLRYWKMCIRAPLPHVYLSNESNRLALAYFIVNSVTLLTPPPSERTPQTPEPLISREDKRAMRKWVLHHQHPTGGFCGTSSLVFPLHSYDTYNSNTKTSDEPDHAGLANITSTLFALQLLALLADEEDEAAGENVFEGVDRVGTLRFLKSLQREDGSFGEALSDLPGHGRFIAGGYDMRYCYIATAIRWILRGDVEEGSPGWVEDFDTEALARYILNSQTYDRGFAGNSQDEAHAGYAYCAIAALTLLDRPLTSTSSSSSSSVPHKSPLLHSSIRDLPGLIHWLASRPFVYLEPPPPSADQDPDTYIYQEDDLDDPNFLLPPTPADLLCLLSQTAEKKGHDKIHVAFNGRTNKVADTCYFWWVGGALANLGRLDSLVDREAARRFLLEKMQHRIGGFGKSPGSPPDLYHSFFGLAILGLMGDEREGGKVRGFDAGLAVPRETVGVIERARRKLIDSEKGGKGVVDGGKELDTVEMGLELRSGGERPKWLGACGY from the exons ATGGAAAACGACAACAAAGCCCAGGTGGAGGAGCCCGAGCAGGAATGGCCCTACCTCGACGTCCTCCGACATCTTCGATACTGGAAGATGTGCATCCGAGCTCCCTTGCCACACGTCTACCTCTCCAACGAATCCAACCGCCTGGCTCTGGCTTATTTCATCGTCAACTCAGTCACCCTCCTAACCCCGCCCCCTTCAGAACGAACGCCTCAAACCCCGGAACCTCTCATCAGCCGCGAGGACAAGCGGGCCATGAGGAAATGGgttcttcaccaccaacatcccACCGGCGGCTTCTGCGGCACATCCTCGCTTGTTTTTCCGCTTCACAGCTACGACACATATAACTCTAACACCAAAACTTCCGATGAGCCAGATCATGCCGGCTTGGCCAACATCACCTCCACATTGTTCGCTCTGCAACTGCTGGCCCTTTtggcggacgaggaggatgaggcggCGGGGGAAAACGTATTTGAGGGCGTGGACCGGGTGGGGACGCTGCGTTTCCTCAAGAGTCTCCAGCGCGAAGATGGAAGTTTCGGAGAGGCGCTCAGTGATTTGCCGGGTCACGGGCGGTTTATTGCTGGCGGCTATGATATGCGCTACTGCTACATTGCTACGGCCATCAGGTGGATCTTGCGAGgggatgtggaggagggaagccCAGGGTGGGTGGAGGATTTCGACACGGAGGCGTTGGCGAGGTATATCTTGAATAGTCAG ACATACGACCGCGGTTTCGCCGGTAATTCCCAAGACGAAGCCCACGCCGGCTACGCCTACTGCGCCATAGCAGCCCTCACCCTTCTCGACCGCCCTCTCACCTccacttcttcatcttcttcttcttctgtacCACACAaatcccccctcctccactcctCCATCCGCGACCTCCCCGGCCTGATCCACTGGCTCGCCTCCCGCCCCTTCGTCTACCTCGAACCGCCTCCCCCCTCTGCGGACCAGGACCCAGACACCTACATCTACCAAGAAGACGACCTCGACGACCCCAACTTCTTGTTACCTCCAACCCCCGCCGACCTCCTCTGCCTCCTGTCCCAAACCGCCGAAAAGAAAGGCCACGACAAGATTCACGTAGCCTTCAACGGCCGCACCAACAAGGTAGCAGACACGTGTTACTTTTGGTGGGTGGGCGGCGCCCTCGCCAATTTGGGGAGGTTGGACTCTTTGGTAGACAGAGAAGCCGCCAGACGGTTTCTGCTGGAGAAGATGCAGCACCGGATCGGCGGGTTTGGGAAGTCCCCGGGGAGTCCGCCGGATTTATATCATAGTTTTTTTGGGCTGGCAATTTTGGGGCTGATGGGGGATGAGCGGGAAGGGGGCAAGGTGAGGGGTTTTGATGCGGGGTTGGCGGTGCCGAGGGAGACGGTGGGGGTTATTGAGCGGGCGAGGAGGAAACTGATTGACAGTGAGAAGGGTGGGAaaggtgttgttgatgggggGAAGGAGTTGGACACGGTTGAGATGGGGTTGGAGTTGAGGAGCGGCGGGGAGAGACCGAAGTGGCTTGGAGCGTGTGGGTATTGA
- a CDS encoding acetylornithine deacetylase, with the protein MKATPNLLLLWGTYLLSRTSAHVIDNKIYQQQPLIVDDASISPLQISTSSAANDGPSYRKNLLSLHKSLIEIPSISRTEQEVGKFLLDYLRNNLGYVAKAQFLESDKTSHGSDGDDHSQGRFNVLAWPSSHNLSSPRVLVTSHIDVVPPFIPYHINTPGGSDQVTSDTFISGRGSVDAKASVAAQIVAVEELIRAKEVDPADLMLLFVVGEEISGDGMKAFSAAYNDQDDADKSNNNNNKKELPRLHFNAAIYGEPTENKLSCGHKGHAGGLLKAQGIAGHSGYPWLFKSATEVLVKALAKIISADLGSSERYGNTTVNIGTIAGGVAANVIPKEAQAKLAIRVAAGNQTTGADIVREAVDKILKETDAEAFTMEWNGGYGPVECNCDVDGFETMVASYGTDVPNFEGDHVSYLYGPGSILVAHGDDEGLKVGDLETAVEGYKTLIKHALAA; encoded by the coding sequence ATGAAAGCAACACCgaaccttctcctcctttggggtacctaccttctcTCCCGCACCTCTGCCCACGTCATCGACAACAAGATttaccaacaacaaccactcATCGTCGATGATGCTTCCATCTCTCCCCTCCAGATCTCTACCTCATCCGCTGCCAACGATGGGCCATCCTACCGCAAgaacctcctctccctccacaAATCCCTAATCGAAATCCCCTCCATCTCTCGTACCGAGCAAGAAGTCGGCAAGTTCCTCCTCGATTACCTCCGTAACAACCTCGGCTACGTAGCCAAGGCCCAATTCCTCGAAAGCGACAAGACTTCCCACGGCTCTGACGGCGATGACCACTCCCAAGGGCGCTTCAACGTGCTCGCCTGGCCCAGCTCGCACAACCTGTCCAGTCCGCGCGTGCTAGTCACCTCGCACATCGATGTCGTCCCGCCCTTCATCCCTTACCACATCAACACCCCTGGGGGATCCGATCAAGTCACGTCCGACACCTTCATCAGCGGGCGCGGCTCCGTCGACGCCAAAGCCAGCGTGGCCGCGCAGATCGTTGCGGTCGAGGAGCTCATCCGCGCCAAGGAGGTCGACCCGGCCGACCTGAtgctcctcttcgtcgtGGGCGAGGAGATCAGCGGCGACGGGATGAAGGCTTTCTCAGCCGCTTACAACGATCAAGACGACGCTGAcaagagcaacaacaacaacaacaagaaggagTTGCCCCGGTTGCATTTCAACGCGGCCATCTACGGCGAGCCAACCGAGAACAAGCTCAGCTGCGGACACAAGGGCCACGCGGGCGGGTTGCTCAAGGCGCAGGGAATCGCGGGTCACTCGGGTTACCCGTGGCTGTTCAAGAGCGCCACCGAAGTACTGGTCAAGGCGCTCGCAAAGATCATTTCGGCGGACCTAGGCAGCAGCGAGCGCTACGGCAACACGACGGTGAACATTGGTACCATTGCTGGTGGCGTGGCGGCGAACGTGATTCCCAAGGAGGCGCAGGCGAAGCTGGCCATCCGCGTGGCGGCGGGCAACCAGACGACGGGCGCGGATATTGTGAGGGAGGCGGTGGACAAGATCTTGAAGGAGACGGATGCCGAGGCGTTCACGATGGAGTGGAACGGCGGGTATGGTCCTGTGGAGTGCAATTGCGACGTGGATGGTTTTGAGACGATGGTGGCGAGCTATGGGACGGATGTGCCCAACTTTGAGGGTGACCATGTCAGTTATTTGTATGGCCCTGGAAGCATCTTGGTGGCGcacggtgatgatgagggcTTGAAGGTTGGCGATTTGGAGACTGCGGTGGAGGGGTACAAGACGCTTATCAAGCATGCCCTTGCTGCTTGA
- a CDS encoding methylthioribose-1-phosphate isomerase: protein MSALEAIKYSRGKLEVLDQLRLPHEHHYDEVSTSEEAFDCIKAMRVRGAPAIAIVAALAASVELHNGSCTATGTEDVIKYIDSRLDYLYESRPTAVDLGNAVRLLKKTVRGVKTEGLTDAEAKEAIIKAFIEASEEILAKDLKTNKSIGAFGAKWLQEQYKITDDSKITVMTHCNTGSLATSGHGTALGIIRTLRDEGLLRHAYCTETRPYNQGSRLTAFELVHEGIPATLVTDSMAAALFRLRKAEENIAAVIVGADRVVRNGDTANKIGTYQLAVLAKHHGIKFMVAAPTTSIDVDTETGDDIEIEQRKREELTQISGAVVNADGSIDTSKSVRVAIADQRIGVWNPGFDVTPHEYIDAIVTEKGTVVKGEDGKFHFEDLMPERFQ from the exons ATGTCTGCTCTCGAAGCCATCAAGTATTCCCGGGGCAAGTTGGAGGTCCTGGACCAGCTGAGACTCCCTCATGAGCACCACTACGATGAGGTCTCCACCAGCGAGGAGGCCTTTGACTGCATCAAGGCCATGAGAGTCAGAG GTGCTCCCGCCATTGCCATTGTTGCTGCTTTGGCTGCTTCTGTTGAGCTTCACAACGGCAGCTGTACTGCGACCGGCACCGAGGATGTCATCAAGTACATTGACTCCCGTCTGGACTATCTCTACGAGTCCAGGCCGACTGCCGTCGATCTTGGCAACGCCGTCCGATTGCTCAAGAAGACCGTTCGCGGTGTCAAGACGGAGGGCCTGACGGACgctgaggccaaggaggccatCATCAAGGCCTTCATTGAGGCATCCGAGGAGATTCTGGCCAAGGATCTCAAGACCAACAAGTCGATTGGTGCGTTTGGTGCCAAGTGGCTTCAGGAGCAGTACAAGATCACCGACGACAGCAAGATTACTGTCATGACCCACTGCAACACCGGCTCTCTCGCCACCTCCGGCCACGGCACCGCCCTCGGTATTATCCGTACCCTCCGTGACGAGGGCCTCCTTAGACACGCCTACTGCACCGAGACCCGCCCTTACAACCAGGGCAGCCGTCTGACTGCCTTTGAGCTTGTCCACGAGGGCATCCCCGCCACGCTGGTGACCGATAGCATGGCCGCCGCCCTATTCCGTCTGcgcaaggccgaggagaacATTGCCGCCGTCATCGTTGGTGCCGACCGTGTTGTTCGCAACGGTGACACTGCCAACAAGATCGGAACGTACCAGCTTGCGGTCCTCGCCAAGCACCATGGCATCAAGTTCATGGTTGCCGCCCCTACCACCAGCATTGACGTTGACACGGAGACCGGTGACGATATCGAGATTGAGCAGCGCAAGCGTGAGGAGTTGACTCAGATCAGCGGCGCTGTTGTTAACGCGGATGGCTCCATCGACACCAGCAAGTCTGTCAGAGTGGCGATTGCTGACCAGAGAATTGGTGTCTGGAACCCTGGTTTCGATGTCACTCCCCACGAGTACATCGATGCCATTGTCACTGAAAAGGGAACCGTGGtgaaaggagaggatggcAAGTTCCACTTTGAGGACTTGATGCCTGAGAGATTCCAGTAG